In Ipomoea triloba cultivar NCNSP0323 chromosome 7, ASM357664v1, a single genomic region encodes these proteins:
- the LOC116024186 gene encoding uncharacterized protein LOC116024186, translating into MTLWKKVEEFAYKRVDGEDKSAENNNVEDESEEYQSAKEENDSVKDELENFEGSDYEIEQGQVDDQEFLKYTDPEVEYTDAGGIEGNVGESVRPNPPPELPSPLWLCKTLLCKEDFKDAVKAYAIQFRKELKFKKNDKVMCVAICTQSDCKWQATCRNDVDESFWRVIVLNDVHANCPWVNDNKFITAALVAKRWKKQIGGNSNWKMVEFRETMCTNEHHSLSIRQAYKALDFAKREIKGDLEDNFNKIWSYCLEIQQTNPKTTCLVELSDLEDGFKYRRPIIGSDSCHIKDKVRGMMLTAIGIDGNEGIFHIAYAIVEGENKDSWC; encoded by the exons ATGACTTTATGGAAAAAGGTAGAAGAATTTGCATATAAGAG GGTAGATGGAGAAGATAAGAGTGCAGAAAATAACAATGTAGAAGATGAGAGTGAAGAATATCAAAGTGCAAAGGAAGAAAATGACAGTGTAAAAGATGAGTTAGAGAATTTTGAAGGAAGTGACTATGAAATAGAGCAAGGGCAAGTTGATGATCAGGAATTTTTGAAATATACGGATCCAGAAGTTGAGTATACAG ATGCTGGAGGGATTGAAGGTAATGTAGGTGAATCTGTTAGGCCTAATCCTCCACCTGAGTTGCCATCTCCTTTGTGGCTTTGTAAAACTTTGTTATGTAAAGAGGATTTCAAAGATGCAGTGAAGGCTTATGCTATACAGTTTAGAAAAGAGCTGAAGTTTAAGAAGAATGACAAGGTAATGTGTGTAGCTATATGTACACAATCTGATTGTAAGTGGCAAGCAACGTGTAGAAATGATGTTGATGAATCATTTTGGAGGGTGATAGTTTTGAATGATGTGCATGCCAATTGTCCATGGGTGAATGACAACAAATTCATAACTGCAGCATTAGTTGCAAAGAGATGGAAAAAACAAATTGGTGGAAATAGTAATTGGAAGATGGTTGAATTTAGAGAGACAATGTGTACTAATGAACATCATTCCCTAAGTATAAGGCAAGCCTACAAGGCATTGGATTTTGCTAAGCGTGAAATAAAGGGTGATCTTGAAGATAATTTCAATAAAATCTGGAGTTATTGTTTGGAGATCCAACAAACTAATCCAAAGACCACTTGCCTTGTAGAGCTATCTGATTTAGA AGATGGTTTCAAGTACCGTAGGCCAATTATAGGGTCGGATAGTTGTCATATAAAGGATAAAGTTAGGGGCATGATGCTTACTGCCATTGGTATTGATGGGAATGAAGGCATATTCCATATTGCTTATGCCATAGTTGAAGGGGAGAATAAAGATTCTTGGTGCTAG
- the LOC116024891 gene encoding DNA repair protein RAD51 homolog 2 isoform X2, with product MANKLISQMGLPKSVSNVFAARNIITAKDALSLTEFELMELLDLNLSEVISAVGHISEIASPPYQTALSLLELRVNKENFAGHLPTRLKGLDAALCGGIPFGVVTELVGPAGIGKTQFCLKLSLLAALPSAYGGLDGHVLFIDTESKFSSKRMIEIGVNSFPEVFHKENMAQEMAGRIIVLRPTSLSEFTERLQQIRDSLFQHNVKLLIVDSLAALLSGESSQGPHRQHSLGWHISFLKSLAEFSRIPVVVTNQVRSQNRDEISQYFFQAQRITNNLDNPTKFDHHLIAALGIHWSHAVTNRLVFESRSGHSCLNV from the exons atggcgAACAAGCTCATAAGCCAAATGGGTCTTCCCAAGTCTGTATCCAACGTCTTTGCGGCTCGAAACATCATCACCGCTAAG GATGCACTGTCCTTGACTGAATTCGAGTTGATGGAGTTGTTAGACTTGAATTTGTCCGAGGTGATATCTGCAGTGGGACACATTAGTGAAATTGCTTCGCCGCCATATCAAACT GCTTTGTCTCTTCTGGAACTGCGTGTCAACAAGGAGAATTTTGCAGGCCACCTTCCAACTCGTTTGAAAGGATTAGATGCTGCCTTATGCGGTGGAATTCCATTTGGTGTTGTTACGGAATTGGTCGGTCCTGCAGGGATTGGCAAAACCCAG TTCTGCCTCAAGCTCTCATTGCTTGCTGCACTTCCTTCTGCTTATGGAGGATTAGATGGTCATGTGTTATTCATTGATACAGAATCCAAATTCAGTTCTAAAAG AATGATAGAAATTGGAGTGAATAGCTTCCCAGAAGTATTTCACAAGGAAAATATGGCTCAAGAG ATGGCAGGAAGGATCATTGTACTCAGACCGACATCACTTTCTGAATTTACAGAGAG ATTACAACAAATTAGAGATTCTCTCTTCCAACATAATGTGAAGCTGCTAATTGTTGATAGCTTGGCAGCTCTTCTTTCAGG GGAAAGCTCACAGGGGCCTCATAGACAACACTCATTGGGCTGGCACATATCATTTCTTAA ATCGCTTGCTGAGTTCTCACGAATTCCTGTTGTGGTTACCAACCAAGTGAGATCTCAAAATCGTGATGAAATATCCCAGTATTTTTTCCAAG CGCAGAGGATAACTAACAACCTTGATAATCCCACAAAATTTGATCACCATTTAATTGCTGCTCTTGGAATCCATTGGTCTCATGCTGTTACGAATCGCCTTGTATTTGAATCTAGATCAG GCCACAGCTGTCTCAATGTTTAG
- the LOC116024891 gene encoding DNA repair protein RAD51 homolog 2 isoform X1, whose translation MANKLISQMGLPKSVSNVFAARNIITAKDALSLTEFELMELLDLNLSEVISAVGHISEIASPPYQTALSLLELRVNKENFAGHLPTRLKGLDAALCGGIPFGVVTELVGPAGIGKTQFCLKLSLLAALPSAYGGLDGHVLFIDTESKFSSKRMIEIGVNSFPEVFHKENMAQEMAGRIIVLRPTSLSEFTERLQQIRDSLFQHNVKLLIVDSLAALLSGESSQGPHRQHSLGWHISFLKSLAEFSRIPVVVTNQVRSQNRDEISQYFFQAQRITNNLDNPTKFDHHLIAALGIHWSHAVTNRLVFESRSGQRFMKVAKSSISPPIAFPFDITSSGISLLDDDGEEITGPEINTINYQGHSCLNV comes from the exons atggcgAACAAGCTCATAAGCCAAATGGGTCTTCCCAAGTCTGTATCCAACGTCTTTGCGGCTCGAAACATCATCACCGCTAAG GATGCACTGTCCTTGACTGAATTCGAGTTGATGGAGTTGTTAGACTTGAATTTGTCCGAGGTGATATCTGCAGTGGGACACATTAGTGAAATTGCTTCGCCGCCATATCAAACT GCTTTGTCTCTTCTGGAACTGCGTGTCAACAAGGAGAATTTTGCAGGCCACCTTCCAACTCGTTTGAAAGGATTAGATGCTGCCTTATGCGGTGGAATTCCATTTGGTGTTGTTACGGAATTGGTCGGTCCTGCAGGGATTGGCAAAACCCAG TTCTGCCTCAAGCTCTCATTGCTTGCTGCACTTCCTTCTGCTTATGGAGGATTAGATGGTCATGTGTTATTCATTGATACAGAATCCAAATTCAGTTCTAAAAG AATGATAGAAATTGGAGTGAATAGCTTCCCAGAAGTATTTCACAAGGAAAATATGGCTCAAGAG ATGGCAGGAAGGATCATTGTACTCAGACCGACATCACTTTCTGAATTTACAGAGAG ATTACAACAAATTAGAGATTCTCTCTTCCAACATAATGTGAAGCTGCTAATTGTTGATAGCTTGGCAGCTCTTCTTTCAGG GGAAAGCTCACAGGGGCCTCATAGACAACACTCATTGGGCTGGCACATATCATTTCTTAA ATCGCTTGCTGAGTTCTCACGAATTCCTGTTGTGGTTACCAACCAAGTGAGATCTCAAAATCGTGATGAAATATCCCAGTATTTTTTCCAAG CGCAGAGGATAACTAACAACCTTGATAATCCCACAAAATTTGATCACCATTTAATTGCTGCTCTTGGAATCCATTGGTCTCATGCTGTTACGAATCGCCTTGTATTTGAATCTAGATCAG GTCAAAGGTTTATGAAAGTAGCAAAATCTTCAATATCTCCACCAATTGCTTTTCCCTTCGACATAACGTCATCTGGTATTTCGTTGCTAGATGATGATGGAGAGGAAATTACTGGGCCAGAaataaataccataaattatcaAG GCCACAGCTGTCTCAATGTTTAG
- the LOC116024891 gene encoding DNA repair protein RAD51 homolog 2 isoform X3: protein MANKLISQMGLPKSVSNVFAARNIITAKDALSLTEFELMELLDLNLSEVISAVGHISEIASPPYQTALSLLELRVNKENFAGHLPTRLKGLDAALCGGIPFGVVTELVGPAGIGKTQFCLKLSLLAALPSAYGGLDGHVLFIDTESKFSSKRMIEIGVNSFPEVFHKENMAQEMAGRIIVLRPTSLSEFTERLQQIRDSLFQHNVKLLIVDSLAALLSGESSQGPHRQHSLGWHISFLKSLAEFSRIPVVVTNQVRSQNRDEISQYFFQEDN from the exons atggcgAACAAGCTCATAAGCCAAATGGGTCTTCCCAAGTCTGTATCCAACGTCTTTGCGGCTCGAAACATCATCACCGCTAAG GATGCACTGTCCTTGACTGAATTCGAGTTGATGGAGTTGTTAGACTTGAATTTGTCCGAGGTGATATCTGCAGTGGGACACATTAGTGAAATTGCTTCGCCGCCATATCAAACT GCTTTGTCTCTTCTGGAACTGCGTGTCAACAAGGAGAATTTTGCAGGCCACCTTCCAACTCGTTTGAAAGGATTAGATGCTGCCTTATGCGGTGGAATTCCATTTGGTGTTGTTACGGAATTGGTCGGTCCTGCAGGGATTGGCAAAACCCAG TTCTGCCTCAAGCTCTCATTGCTTGCTGCACTTCCTTCTGCTTATGGAGGATTAGATGGTCATGTGTTATTCATTGATACAGAATCCAAATTCAGTTCTAAAAG AATGATAGAAATTGGAGTGAATAGCTTCCCAGAAGTATTTCACAAGGAAAATATGGCTCAAGAG ATGGCAGGAAGGATCATTGTACTCAGACCGACATCACTTTCTGAATTTACAGAGAG ATTACAACAAATTAGAGATTCTCTCTTCCAACATAATGTGAAGCTGCTAATTGTTGATAGCTTGGCAGCTCTTCTTTCAGG GGAAAGCTCACAGGGGCCTCATAGACAACACTCATTGGGCTGGCACATATCATTTCTTAA ATCGCTTGCTGAGTTCTCACGAATTCCTGTTGTGGTTACCAACCAAGTGAGATCTCAAAATCGTGATGAAATATCCCAGTATTTTTTCCAAG AGGATAACTAA